A stretch of DNA from Lotus japonicus ecotype B-129 chromosome 4, LjGifu_v1.2:
TATGCAATTAGAGGTTGAGTTCTTAAGTATGCAAAAAGAGCCATGTAGAAAGGAACACTGCAGGCAGAAGATGCAGAAACAAAATGTTGCAGCACATCTGCATTACAAATGTTCATCTGCATTTTTAACCTTGAATTGCATAAAAGCCCTCCTATGGGATGAGTAAAAACATTGCATGCATCCACAAATGAACAGAACAGAAGTCATTAATTAGAAACAAACTATCTGAGGATTGGCATTGACTATCAAAACTAAAACTACAACATTTAGTTGCTCCGTAACAGCACTCTAAACTTTTGATGAATCCATTATTCTATTTATTCTCTTGCACAATAAAACATATACACCATCAGAGAATTTCTCAGCAACAGATCAGATATCATATCTTCAAAATTAGAGACAAAGAGGGTatagaataaaaataaaggGTCCAAGAGAGAAAAAGCAATATCAAGCTTTAaattcatgatattttattggGAGACCATAGCTAAACAACAATATGGAGACTATGTAATAGGTGTAGATAATCAATAGCTGTACACAtactgagaaagaaagaagTGATAGGTCTTACTCTTagtataaaatatagaaataggAGCATTTATACCTGAACTTGAACCAAGAAGAAGACTAAATGGCGCACGGGAAGGAGACACTTAAGGATGAAAACCATTAAAACAACAATGAAAATGACTCTTGTAATCTATCCCTCAAACTATCACGGGAAAACTGAAACATGGAAAAATAAGTATGATGCCTGAAAAAAAACCAACTCAATTTTAAATGATAAAGACTACTTATTTATATCTTGATTCCTTAGCAAGTATTATAAATGATTAGGATTTGCCAAAATGTAAGTGTGCTGTTGGAGCCAAATTAGCCCCTAAGTTTTTTTGGAAAATCCAAATATATATAATCAAGGCAAAGCCTAAAGAAGAGTTACATGATAGAGGCaaaataaaatacacaaataaaagagaaatagCAAAGGAAATTAGATAATGAAAGCATGTATAAATAACAGTAACACAAAAGAACAACTGCAGCACAATTGTCTATATCCTCACTTCTAGTCATGTTCCAAGGCAGCAATGAAAAACGAATCAAGGGGCAGGGCACACAACAAAAACTTTGCATTAATTCAGCAAGGAGAACAACAGAATTTAACAGTAGCAGAAATCAGAAGTGGATAAATACTCCTGGTCACGATCAACCTGAGAAAAGATGGCTCCAACAACAACTTCTGCAGTAAATCAGCAAGGAGCACATCTGAAAATAACAGTAGCAGAAACCAGAAgtggataaaaataaaaatcactcTCAACCTTAAAAATATGACATTAATTTCTAAGGGTTAAGAAGAAACCTAAGATGAGCCATCTTGCAAGGCCTTCCCCCATTTTGGGGCTTGTCATCAAGTTGTCCTTGAAAATTCAGTGCACCAATGCCTTCTGCACATTTCTTCTCACCGAGACTTGCAACCATAACCTGTACATGTGAGTttacagaaagaaagaaaaaaccatTGCAGCATTAACAACTTTTATCAAAGGAATGTAAAGTGTAAAATGGTAAACTTTTGTCACAAGTTCCGGCCCCATCAAACACTTAGATCTTAAAAGAGTACCTATTAAAAACAACATGTAATATAGTCATCATCAATTGAAATTACTAAgaataatataattaaactaATATAATTAAACTAAGGTCTAGTTGCAGAATTAACATTGTGAACATAGCAAAAATGATAACACAGCAAGAGTTTCATATTTGTGTGAATGATCACTCACTTAAGGCCCTTGACCAATAATGGAGTGCAAAAAGATCATGTGTAAATGTCATGCAAATTAAACCTAATATCAACGGAAGCAATTTAAGTTCATGTTTTCACCTTTTCCAGCTTTCCAAATTTTCTATCTGTTTTCTGTCACTTGAAGAGTGCATAGAATGTTTCAAAAAACATTTTATGGTTTTTAAGGTCAGAATATGACTAAATCAGTTTCCACTATGGGGTTTTTAAGCATAGAACTCATATCCAAATATTCTGTCACAAGCTTTCAATCatataaatcaatatttttgagttaagttaATAAGAAATTTAGCCTATGATGTACATACTGTAGAGATGTATGAGTCAACCTTCATATTTATGTTTGCTACCATGATATTGTAACAAAGGTTGAGCTCAAATAGCCACTGGATACTTATTTAAATTCATGATTTCTTCCATGCTATGACAAATATTTCTTCATTTACCTAATAGCACTACAAAACTTCTCACTTGCAATTTAGTTCCAATTTATTCCACAATTTCTTTTATGTTAATGCCAATATCATATAACCTTCCCATCCTCAGCAATTACACATTTACACAGCTGGCAACGGATATTACAGATTGCATAAATATAGTAAGTAAGAGCAATAATCCTCCAATTAAATGATAAGCAAAAAGTTCTTGCAATCTTACTCATTGCAGTATAACATCAAGATGAAACATGAACGAAAATTCATTTAAACCAGTTTGACAGCAAACAAATAGCAAGTAAATCTACctaaaattaaagataaatgaTTACCTTGTAATCATGTTCAGCAGCACGATAAGAACCGTTGTTATCCACCAACACAAAAAATGTAAAAGTGTATACATTTCCTTCAACTATGTCCCTTTGGAATTTTCTCATCAAATACTTCTTGATATTTGCCTCTATTTTACACCCCTGAAATTTATGATGGACTTTTAATCAATACAACAGGATCAAGATTTCTAAAAAGAAATAAGTAACATCAAATACATCAAGACAAAAGTACCTACCTCTGAATCAATCAACACAAGCTGCAAAGCATATGG
This window harbors:
- the LOC130715258 gene encoding uncharacterized protein LOC130715258 encodes the protein MNSIRSLCPGRQAWKIRARVIRKWEMSPAAEPSKPYALQLVLIDSEGCKIEANIKKYLMRKFQRDIVEGNVYTFTFFVLVDNNGSYRAAEHDYKVMVASLGEKKCAEGIGALNFQGQLDDKPQNGGRPCKMAHLRCAPC